In a genomic window of Vallitalea okinawensis:
- a CDS encoding GNAT family N-acetyltransferase, whose amino-acid sequence MKFKSTEEQYEYHLVDEDSKILAKGYIYESESSKFYKVPRMNYYIEYEAVVEDTIEVGKAVVKGLIDVAKIKRKCFDGFDARVYHCCFAENLQAIEFYNTIEGFYEDEGMHILELELRNIHRIDQLDEKYSVVENLLSTENDIEQLIECHSRVFRPGLYIIQDIIELKEKDGFKCISVYKKDKLVANLLVYIDEGGIGVLEDLFVMNNERQNGIGKYLVDYCSHYMLSRNVKRIQLEVWSNNDRAMNLYKSKGYQFKRISEVSIGMSI is encoded by the coding sequence ATGAAGTTTAAAAGTACAGAGGAACAATATGAATATCATTTAGTAGATGAAGACAGTAAGATTTTAGCTAAAGGATATATTTATGAAAGTGAATCTTCAAAATTTTATAAGGTACCAAGGATGAATTATTATATAGAATATGAAGCAGTGGTGGAGGACACTATAGAAGTTGGTAAAGCAGTTGTTAAAGGGCTGATTGATGTAGCAAAGATAAAGAGGAAATGTTTTGATGGTTTTGATGCCAGAGTTTACCATTGCTGTTTTGCAGAAAATCTGCAAGCAATTGAGTTCTACAATACGATAGAAGGTTTTTATGAAGATGAAGGTATGCACATACTTGAACTAGAACTGAGAAATATACATAGAATTGATCAACTTGATGAAAAATATAGCGTTGTTGAGAATCTATTAAGCACAGAGAATGATATAGAGCAATTAATTGAATGCCATAGCAGGGTATTTCGTCCAGGACTTTACATTATTCAAGATATAATAGAGCTGAAAGAGAAAGATGGATTTAAGTGCATTTCTGTTTACAAGAAGGATAAACTAGTTGCAAATTTATTAGTATACATAGACGAAGGTGGTATTGGTGTTCTTGAAGACTTATTTGTCATGAATAACGAGAGACAAAACGGTATAGGTAAATACTTAGTTGACTATTGTAGCCATTATATGCTTAGTAGAAACGTAAAAAGAATTCAATTGGAAGTATGGAGTAACAATGATAGAGCAATGAACTTATATAAGAGTAAGGGATATCAGTTTAAAAGAATATCTGAAGTTTCAATAGGAATGAGTATCTGA
- a CDS encoding acyltransferase, translating to MMGISVDELFTLRELDEQAIFGGVKHPWEVLTKINAFIFEYAKTLPNDFERIEEFVWVGKGTTLEKSVLIKGPAIIGYNCEIRHSAYIRENVIIGNDVVVGNSTEIKNSILFNKVQVPHYNYVSDSILGYKSHLGAGVITSNLKSNGTLVKVKYGTDIIETGLRKFGAILGDSSEVGCNTVLNPGTILGKGSIVYPLCSVRGFIPENCILKDSGEIVERKQR from the coding sequence ATGATGGGCATTTCCGTTGATGAACTTTTTACATTGAGAGAATTAGACGAACAAGCAATATTTGGAGGGGTTAAGCATCCTTGGGAAGTTCTTACAAAAATTAATGCTTTTATTTTTGAGTACGCAAAAACTCTGCCAAATGATTTTGAAAGAATAGAGGAGTTTGTATGGGTTGGCAAAGGCACTACTCTTGAAAAAAGTGTTCTGATAAAAGGTCCAGCTATTATCGGTTATAATTGCGAAATCAGGCATTCCGCTTACATTAGAGAAAATGTTATTATTGGTAATGATGTTGTCGTTGGAAACTCAACTGAAATAAAAAATTCAATTCTCTTTAATAAAGTGCAAGTTCCGCACTATAATTATGTTAGTGATTCAATATTAGGGTATAAATCCCATTTGGGGGCAGGCGTTATAACATCTAACTTAAAATCCAATGGAACATTAGTAAAAGTAAAATATGGTACAGATATTATTGAAACTGGTTTAAGGAAATTTGGTGCAATTTTAGGTGATTCATCAGAAGTAGGATGTAATACAGTTTTAAACCCAGGGACAATATTAGGAAAAGGTAGTATTGTTTATCCATTATGTTCTGTAAGGGGGTTTATTCCAGAGAATTGTATTTTGAAAGATAGTGGTGAAATTGTAGAGAGAAAACAAAGGTAA
- a CDS encoding helix-turn-helix domain-containing protein — MVIKIGQKIKELRKKANVNQEKFAEYLGVTAQAVSKWEVEGCYPDIEILPSIANFFNISIDELMCFDVMKNQEKIDMIINQAGPERSKKWFDGTIIEMFRNAVHEFPNNYDLLYCLAKTLCFTKKPYIDEEEKQKNLRESVSICIRILSDCTDDNLRFRSLQVLARAYKDIGEKEKAVETANRLPLARDSRDMVLPEILDEDAKSNQIVQNIWLLSDMFEYLIENLANSKYKNNPEKRVELFKKIISIEEILHENNDYIYETLRLRAVYYWLAEDYIKLKDYDNALDCIELFTEYSIKFDALPEVSTYTSVIFQGQTCSKYKDLDIKTTASGSKEYLVSKEIFAPVREHVRFKTVITELDKYIK, encoded by the coding sequence ATGGTTATAAAAATAGGGCAAAAGATAAAAGAATTACGTAAAAAAGCTAATGTGAATCAGGAAAAATTTGCAGAATATTTAGGTGTTACGGCACAAGCTGTGAGCAAATGGGAAGTCGAGGGCTGTTATCCTGATATAGAGATTCTGCCGTCAATTGCGAATTTTTTTAACATAAGCATAGACGAATTGATGTGTTTTGATGTTATGAAAAATCAGGAAAAAATTGATATGATTATTAATCAAGCGGGACCTGAGAGGAGTAAAAAATGGTTCGACGGTACAATAATTGAAATGTTCAGAAACGCCGTTCATGAATTTCCGAATAATTACGATTTATTGTACTGTCTTGCAAAAACATTGTGTTTTACGAAAAAACCATATATAGATGAAGAGGAGAAGCAAAAAAATCTGCGGGAATCTGTATCCATTTGCATACGTATTTTGAGTGATTGCACAGATGACAATCTGCGTTTTCGTTCGCTTCAAGTACTCGCACGCGCTTATAAAGACATAGGTGAAAAAGAGAAAGCTGTTGAAACAGCAAACAGACTGCCGCTTGCGCGTGATTCGCGTGATATGGTGCTACCGGAAATTCTTGACGAGGATGCGAAATCTAATCAGATTGTTCAAAATATTTGGTTGTTATCGGATATGTTTGAATATTTAATTGAAAATCTTGCAAACTCTAAATATAAGAATAACCCAGAAAAACGAGTAGAACTATTTAAAAAAATCATAAGTATAGAAGAAATACTACACGAAAATAATGATTACATTTATGAAACTTTAAGGTTACGAGCAGTTTATTATTGGCTTGCGGAAGATTATATAAAATTGAAAGATTATGACAATGCGCTTGACTGTATAGAGCTGTTTACAGAATATAGCATAAAATTTGACGCTTTGCCGGAAGTATCTACGTACACATCGGTAATTTTTCAAGGCCAAACCTGTTCGAAGTATAAGGATCTTGATATAAAAACCACGGCATCAGGCTCAAAAGAATACTTAGTATCAAAAGAAATTTTTGCACCGGTACGCGAACACGTAAGATTTAAAACTGTTATTACCGAACTTGACAAGTACATAAAATAA
- a CDS encoding aminoglycoside adenylyltransferase domain-containing protein, with the protein MRHIHYCRVFFYLREGVVSSKKEGGIWGKDNVPSKYKKIINQALMEYCNERSTVFDDNELLVEFATYMLKYIMQC; encoded by the coding sequence ATAAGACATATCCACTATTGCAGGGTTTTCTTTTACTTAAGAGAAGGTGTAGTATCTTCAAAAAAAGAAGGTGGTATATGGGGAAAAGATAATGTGCCATCTAAGTATAAGAAAATTATCAATCAAGCTTTAATGGAATATTGTAATGAAAGAAGTACTGTATTTGATGATAATGAATTGTTAGTTGAGTTTGCTACATATATGTTAAAATACATCATGCAGTGTTAA
- a CDS encoding NUDIX hydrolase: protein MICFDRGKNRFNLRVAGVSIYNGRVLLHRTEKDDFWALPGGRNEFNEFSEQTLVREMKEEIDEVVEVNRLLWIVENFFEHESKEFHETSFYYLMDFNEDSLVLTKEEFRGIEGDGYLIYKWFDIEDIDEVEVYPTFIKKKLLNLSPEIEHIMVRED, encoded by the coding sequence ATGATTTGTTTTGACAGAGGAAAGAATCGATTCAATCTAAGAGTTGCAGGAGTATCTATATATAATGGAAGAGTTCTTTTACATAGAACGGAAAAAGATGATTTTTGGGCATTACCAGGTGGTCGAAATGAATTTAATGAGTTTAGTGAACAAACGTTGGTTAGAGAAATGAAAGAAGAAATAGATGAAGTGGTAGAAGTTAACAGATTACTTTGGATTGTTGAGAATTTTTTTGAACATGAGTCAAAAGAGTTTCATGAAACATCTTTTTATTATTTGATGGATTTTAATGAAGACTCTCTAGTTCTAACTAAAGAAGAATTCCGCGGAATTGAGGGAGATGGGTATTTAATTTACAAGTGGTTTGATATTGAAGATATTGATGAAGTGGAAGTTTATCCAACTTTTATCAAGAAGAAGTTACTTAATTTATCACCTGAAATAGAACATATTATGGTTCGGGAAGATTAA
- a CDS encoding MBL fold metallo-hydrolase — MREWFTIDKVDEKTYIISEYAHWERAHSYLLIGDKEAALIDTGLGIGNIKEVVDKLTSLPVVVLTTHAHWDHMGGHNFFEQIFVHHKDVKWIEQGLPISLEVIRNHVIRGMKNNDLPVGFKIENYHIFKGQVSGRLKDDDVIDIGNRFVRVIHTPGHSPGHVCYYEDKTGYLFSGDLLYKGTLFAYYPSTDPKLFYQSVDKLTKLNGISRILPAHNDLDIKVDLIDNVLEGFKEIDDLGLLNHGSGEFDYGEFAIKI; from the coding sequence ATGAGAGAATGGTTTACTATCGATAAGGTAGATGAGAAGACATACATAATAAGCGAGTATGCACATTGGGAGAGAGCTCATTCATATCTTCTGATAGGCGATAAAGAAGCGGCACTGATTGATACTGGATTAGGTATAGGCAATATAAAAGAGGTTGTTGATAAACTCACATCTTTACCAGTCGTGGTCCTCACAACTCATGCTCATTGGGACCATATGGGAGGACATAACTTTTTTGAGCAGATATTTGTTCATCATAAGGATGTAAAATGGATTGAACAAGGTCTACCTATATCATTAGAAGTTATCCGAAATCATGTTATAAGAGGTATGAAGAATAATGATTTACCTGTAGGTTTTAAAATTGAGAATTACCATATATTCAAAGGGCAGGTAAGTGGTAGACTGAAAGATGATGATGTTATAGATATAGGTAATAGGTTCGTACGAGTAATACATACACCTGGCCATTCTCCAGGACATGTTTGCTACTATGAAGATAAAACAGGATATTTGTTTAGTGGAGACTTGTTATATAAAGGGACACTTTTTGCATATTACCCAAGTACTGACCCAAAGTTATTCTATCAGTCGGTTGATAAGTTAACAAAGTTAAATGGTATCAGTAGAATACTACCAGCGCATAATGATCTAGACATAAAGGTGGATTTGATTGATAACGTGCTTGAGGGGTTTAAGGAAATAGATGATTTAGGGTTATTAAATCATGGTAGTGGAGAGTTTGATTATGGGGAATTTGCAATAAAGATATAA
- a CDS encoding class I SAM-dependent methyltransferase produces the protein MNINDYNPKERFSSRAENYSKYRLSYPKDLIVFLKNVYGFDEKFVIADIGAGTGILTKLFLDNGNKVYAVEPNKEMRDASEEALSSYDTYNSICGSSDKTNLKAESIDLISVAQAFHWFDLELTKKEFLRILKPDSPVIILWNDIKVNSSEFMTEYKHIRDKYSENLNLSPIDELISSFLKQHNVHKKSFHCLAQFNYERLIGEITSHSYMPKESHDSYNAMKEELEHIFRKYNENGKIVFEYETHLRYSLKGFKKIWD, from the coding sequence ATGAATATAAATGATTATAACCCTAAAGAGAGATTTAGTAGTCGTGCAGAAAATTATTCAAAGTATAGACTTAGTTATCCAAAAGATTTGATTGTTTTTTTGAAGAATGTATACGGGTTTGATGAAAAGTTTGTAATCGCAGATATTGGGGCGGGAACAGGCATACTTACTAAATTGTTCTTAGATAATGGTAACAAGGTCTATGCAGTTGAACCAAATAAAGAAATGCGTGATGCTTCTGAGGAGGCACTTAGTTCATACGATACTTATAACTCTATTTGTGGATCATCAGATAAAACTAATTTAAAAGCAGAATCTATTGATTTGATATCAGTAGCACAGGCATTTCATTGGTTTGACCTGGAGCTTACAAAAAAAGAATTTTTAAGGATATTAAAACCCGACAGTCCGGTTATTATATTATGGAACGATATAAAAGTAAATTCGAGTGAATTTATGACAGAATATAAACATATTAGGGATAAATACTCTGAAAATCTTAATCTTAGTCCAATAGATGAATTAATATCAAGTTTTTTAAAACAACATAATGTACATAAGAAAAGTTTTCATTGCTTAGCTCAATTCAATTATGAAAGATTAATTGGAGAGATAACATCTCATTCTTATATGCCAAAAGAATCTCATGATAGCTATAATGCTATGAAAGAAGAGCTAGAACATATATTTAGAAAATATAATGAAAATGGGAAAATAGTCTTTGAGTATGAGACACATCTTCGTTATTCCTTAAAGGGCTTCAAGAAAATTTGGGATTAA
- a CDS encoding HIT family protein translates to MYVKPLTQVEKNDLMGRGKKIRDLQDKGICFGCYNFTSGDIFPDDGLIFYEDDKVRCQFEKYPRATGQTIIVSREHYEDISEMPLELGTHILKISDAIIKLHKEILQAKKVYMCTICDGKRNHLHFQLLPRLEGEQIGYGHFVREEGILMDYHQDVDIYKKRMKEIIDE, encoded by the coding sequence ATGTATGTAAAGCCATTAACTCAAGTAGAGAAAAATGATTTGATGGGAAGAGGTAAAAAGATTAGAGATTTACAAGATAAGGGGATATGTTTTGGGTGTTATAATTTTACTTCTGGCGATATATTTCCTGATGATGGATTAATATTTTATGAAGACGATAAAGTTAGATGTCAATTTGAGAAATACCCTAGGGCAACTGGACAAACAATAATTGTTTCTCGAGAACATTATGAAGATATATCGGAAATGCCTCTTGAACTGGGTACACATATTCTAAAAATATCAGATGCAATAATTAAGTTACATAAAGAAATATTACAAGCAAAAAAAGTGTATATGTGTACAATTTGCGATGGCAAAAGAAATCATTTACATTTTCAGCTTTTACCTAGGTTGGAAGGTGAGCAAATAGGTTATGGGCATTTTGTGAGAGAAGAAGGGATTCTTATGGATTACCATCAAGACGTGGATATCTACAAAAAAAGGATGAAAGAGATTATTGATGAATAG
- a CDS encoding aminoglycoside phosphotransferase family protein, producing the protein MNEFLEGGRTGIYKHDDFVFRPTEIWTEYIHLFLRYLHSQGFDKAPFPFGIDKVGIEKISYLKGNVYNELLPEDAKSDEALISLSILMKQFHDIGEEYAKKLTGKEKWMLPPRSPNETMCHGDLAPYNIVMEGKKVIGIIDFDTLHPGPRMWDIAYSLYRWIPLMSPDNPENFGSEEDKHRRLSLFINTYGLDSIDNQEIIQWVVQRLEYLVSFMEREATSGNITFKKHIENGHLEQYQRDLKYLELFWG; encoded by the coding sequence ATGAATGAATTTTTGGAAGGTGGCAGAACTGGTATATATAAACATGATGATTTTGTTTTTAGACCTACAGAAATATGGACAGAGTATATTCATCTTTTTCTTAGGTATTTACATTCTCAAGGATTTGATAAAGCACCATTTCCATTTGGAATAGATAAAGTTGGAATAGAAAAAATATCATATTTAAAAGGGAATGTATATAATGAACTGCTACCAGAAGACGCAAAGAGTGATGAGGCTCTAATCTCATTATCTATATTAATGAAACAATTTCATGATATTGGTGAAGAGTATGCTAAGAAATTAACTGGTAAAGAAAAGTGGATGCTCCCTCCTAGATCTCCAAATGAAACAATGTGTCATGGAGATTTAGCACCCTATAATATTGTGATGGAGGGTAAAAAAGTTATCGGGATAATTGATTTTGATACATTGCATCCTGGACCAAGAATGTGGGACATAGCTTATTCATTATATAGATGGATACCATTAATGTCACCAGATAATCCTGAAAATTTTGGGAGTGAAGAAGATAAGCATAGACGATTGAGTTTATTTATTAATACCTATGGGCTAGATTCTATAGACAATCAAGAAATTATTCAGTGGGTTGTACAAAGATTAGAGTATTTAGTTAGTTTCATGGAAAGAGAAGCTACAAGCGGAAATATAACATTTAAAAAGCATATTGAAAATGGACATTTAGAGCAATATCAAAGAGATTTGAAATATCTAGAATTATTTTGGGGATAA
- a CDS encoding DUF6273 domain-containing protein, whose translation MKEFNIGSMLLFGGYHWRILDIQGNAALIITENMIEQHPYNNCAGDVTWADCSLRKYLNGEFYNKFTATEQSRITPALNNNHDNQWYGSRGGEDTRDYIFLLSIEEVVCKYFGDSSKNLENRSAKQRYWFQKKDKNNNKRRSTFDGYSWWWWLRSPGRDNRRAVYIHGDGNIGIQGNGTFRYSSNTIHPSTGDNSGGVRPALWLSL comes from the coding sequence ATGAAGGAATTTAATATTGGCTCAATGCTGCTATTTGGTGGTTATCATTGGCGCATTCTTGATATACAAGGTAATGCGGCCTTGATTATAACTGAAAATATGATCGAACAACATCCCTATAATAATTGCGCTGGTGATGTGACATGGGCTGACTGCTCGCTAAGAAAATATCTTAACGGTGAGTTTTATAATAAATTCACCGCGACCGAACAGTCAAGAATCACTCCTGCATTAAACAATAACCACGACAATCAGTGGTACGGTTCAAGAGGCGGAGAAGATACTCGGGATTACATATTTCTTCTAAGTATTGAAGAAGTAGTGTGCAAATACTTCGGTGACAGCAGTAAAAACCTTGAAAACCGCAGCGCCAAACAACGATACTGGTTTCAAAAGAAAGATAAAAACAACAACAAGCGAAGATCGACATTTGATGGGTATTCATGGTGGTGGTGGCTTCGGTCGCCCGGGCGTGACAATAGAAGAGCTGTATATATCCACGGCGATGGCAATATAGGCATTCAGGGAAACGGTACTTTTCGCTACAGTAGCAACACAATTCACCCTTCAACAGGTGATAACAGCGGTGGAGTTCGTCCCGCTTTGTGGTTGAGTTTGTAA
- a CDS encoding GNAT family N-acetyltransferase, whose protein sequence is MKIIEFNLVTNKMKKMMIEDLEYLYSKLYINENLEKIESLLGSEIEKWMKNKVISGAICMKDEKMVGFLFAELKNDEQKKQAWVPSFGIATFGEDNDKILYELYKHCSSQWIELGYFEHVIETLDIDNQVFSLQMLGFAFQQVHGLLKLSNYKEGESDAKISIRSLRKNDSDVLRDMADIIYRYQIASPVYAPLKVETIKRIRDGYASLVNDDEVMLYISETDRPVAFQALWEADYGYLVPEKCVDLSIAGTYADVSHSGVGTKLMNYVVKDLILKGYRWLSADWRITNISARRFWNTKCGFNITKYRMIRIIDSDISYAKFK, encoded by the coding sequence ATGAAGATTATTGAGTTTAATTTAGTAACAAATAAAATGAAAAAGATGATGATTGAAGATTTGGAATACTTGTATAGTAAATTGTACATAAATGAAAACTTAGAGAAAATAGAAAGTTTACTAGGAAGCGAAATAGAAAAATGGATGAAAAACAAAGTTATAAGTGGTGCTATTTGTATGAAGGATGAAAAAATGGTAGGATTTCTATTTGCTGAACTAAAGAACGATGAGCAGAAAAAGCAAGCTTGGGTTCCTAGCTTTGGAATAGCAACTTTTGGTGAAGACAATGATAAAATTCTATATGAGTTATATAAGCATTGTTCTAGTCAATGGATTGAATTAGGATACTTTGAGCATGTAATAGAAACATTAGACATAGACAATCAAGTGTTTAGTTTGCAAATGTTGGGATTTGCATTCCAACAAGTTCATGGGTTGTTAAAACTCTCTAACTATAAGGAAGGTGAATCTGATGCAAAAATATCAATAAGGTCTTTAAGGAAAAATGATTCTGATGTTTTAAGAGATATGGCTGACATTATATATAGATATCAAATTGCTTCACCAGTATATGCTCCACTCAAAGTAGAGACTATAAAGAGGATTAGAGATGGTTATGCTAGCCTAGTAAATGATGATGAAGTAATGCTATATATATCTGAAACAGATAGACCAGTTGCATTTCAAGCTCTATGGGAAGCTGATTATGGATACCTAGTACCAGAAAAATGTGTTGATCTGTCAATAGCAGGTACTTATGCAGATGTCTCACATAGTGGAGTTGGAACAAAATTGATGAATTATGTTGTAAAGGACTTAATATTAAAAGGGTATAGATGGTTATCAGCGGATTGGAGAATTACAAATATAAGCGCAAGACGTTTTTGGAATACAAAATGTGGATTTAATATAACTAAATATAGAATGATAAGGATAATTGATTCTGATATTTCTTATGCAAAATTTAAGTAG
- a CDS encoding class I SAM-dependent methyltransferase, protein MQNKFDIQGRVKEQYKNSCNLSARLNLHSFNTNKLDWHVWFFEKMDIPENSKILELGCGNGVLWQVNKQAVKENWDITLSDFSEGMLQDSKQNISIEKVKFEIIDIQEIPYEDESFDIIIARHMLYHVPDIDKALSEVKRVLKPNGKFYVSTNGKGHMQELIELVKKYDKYINFNPSKFADKFGIENGNEMLKQYFNNVSAENFDGQIVVHKAEPVVSYVTSIISAKECLSNEQELESFYKYIEKEIDKKGTFSITTKVGMFIVTKL, encoded by the coding sequence ATGCAAAATAAGTTTGATATTCAAGGTAGAGTAAAGGAACAATATAAAAATTCTTGTAATCTATCTGCAAGACTGAACTTACATAGTTTCAACACAAATAAGCTTGATTGGCATGTCTGGTTTTTTGAAAAGATGGATATACCAGAGAATAGCAAGATTTTAGAATTAGGTTGTGGAAACGGAGTATTATGGCAAGTTAATAAACAAGCTGTAAAAGAAAACTGGGATATTACCTTATCTGATTTTTCAGAAGGGATGCTTCAGGACTCAAAACAAAATATAAGCATTGAAAAGGTTAAGTTCGAAATTATTGATATACAGGAGATTCCATATGAAGATGAAAGTTTCGATATTATCATTGCAAGACATATGCTATATCACGTTCCTGATATTGACAAAGCACTTTCTGAAGTAAAAAGAGTTCTGAAACCAAATGGAAAATTTTATGTTTCAACTAATGGAAAAGGACATATGCAAGAATTAATTGAACTGGTAAAGAAGTATGATAAATATATAAATTTCAATCCTTCTAAGTTTGCTGATAAATTTGGTATTGAAAATGGTAATGAAATGTTGAAGCAGTATTTTAACAATGTAAGTGCAGAAAATTTCGATGGACAAATTGTTGTTCATAAGGCAGAACCAGTGGTGTCATATGTAACATCAATTATTAGTGCTAAAGAATGTTTATCTAATGAACAAGAACTAGAAAGTTTTTATAAATATATAGAAAAAGAGATTGATAAAAAAGGAACATTTAGTATAACAACAAAAGTAGGTATGTTTATAGTGACAAAACTTTAA
- a CDS encoding DUF6713 family protein codes for MNITLVFYILNSTLLLLHEIESGYEKEWKILKLPFRITGFLILHIPIIILMFYGLLELYKQTQIGLILGVITGIGGIVPFFVHKKIFYREGHFDSPISNILIYTSILTGGGTIILSICSII; via the coding sequence ATGAATATAACTTTAGTATTTTACATACTAAATTCAACATTATTACTATTGCATGAGATTGAATCTGGATATGAAAAAGAATGGAAAATCTTAAAGTTACCATTCAGAATTACTGGGTTTCTTATTCTTCATATTCCAATAATTATTTTAATGTTTTATGGACTACTAGAATTATATAAACAAACACAAATAGGATTAATTCTAGGAGTTATTACTGGAATTGGTGGAATAGTTCCCTTCTTCGTTCACAAAAAAATTTTTTATCGAGAAGGACATTTTGATTCGCCAATATCAAATATTTTAATTTATACTAGCATACTTACAGGGGGTGGGACTATTATTCTATCAATATGTTCTATCATATGA
- a CDS encoding metallophosphoesterase family protein — translation MNIACLFDIHANYPALKAVMNDLKEYSIDKIVIGGDFLSGPMPCKTLEELFMHKEKIVFIRGNGEDDILKSIKSMPLNHLSKTAREAINWVSLQIGSGFENFLETLPMTLDLDHDFLKRISFCHAVPDSTTTIFTRRTSIEKLRKLFENIESNYLICGHTHLQFKVEIDGLKIYNAGSVGMSFSNHLGADWILIGNNKVMFKTTEYDYDKCEEMLLQTTYPQIKEFIKDNVFKFYCEEDVLNYLENLQL, via the coding sequence ATGAATATTGCTTGTTTATTTGATATACATGCGAATTATCCAGCATTGAAGGCCGTAATGAATGATTTAAAAGAATATAGTATTGATAAAATTGTTATTGGAGGAGATTTTCTATCTGGACCAATGCCGTGTAAAACTCTTGAAGAACTTTTTATGCACAAAGAAAAAATTGTTTTCATAAGGGGAAATGGTGAAGACGATATATTAAAATCGATTAAAAGTATGCCATTAAACCACCTTTCTAAAACAGCGAGAGAAGCTATAAATTGGGTGTCACTCCAAATAGGAAGTGGATTTGAGAATTTTTTAGAAACATTACCAATGACTCTTGATTTGGATCATGACTTTTTAAAAAGAATAAGTTTCTGCCATGCAGTTCCAGATTCAACAACTACAATCTTTACAAGAAGGACAAGTATAGAAAAATTACGTAAGCTATTTGAAAATATAGAAAGTAACTATTTAATCTGTGGTCATACACATCTTCAATTTAAAGTTGAGATAGATGGACTTAAAATATATAATGCAGGTAGCGTTGGTATGAGTTTTAGTAATCATCTTGGAGCTGATTGGATTTTAATAGGTAATAATAAAGTAATGTTTAAAACTACTGAATATGATTATGATAAGTGCGAAGAGATGTTATTACAAACAACGTATCCACAAATAAAAGAATTCATAAAAGATAATGTGTTTAAGTTTTATTGTGAGGAAGATGTTCTTAATTATTTGGAGAATCTACAATTATGA
- a CDS encoding linear amide C-N hydrolase, protein MIQLVKKYNLFYIVAPIHYMVVDATGNSAVIEFVNGKMVTTMKNNDYHVVTNFRLHNNPNQNGFGKDRYENIENELEKCQGIISVKDALELLKKNVIPGDEQWSAVYNLTKKSVQVTFSRDYNHVYKYEL, encoded by the coding sequence ATAATTCAGTTAGTTAAGAAATACAATCTTTTTTATATCGTCGCACCAATACATTATATGGTTGTAGATGCAACGGGAAATTCCGCTGTAATAGAGTTTGTGAATGGAAAAATGGTTACTACAATGAAAAATAACGATTATCATGTAGTAACTAATTTTAGGTTACATAATAATCCGAATCAAAATGGATTTGGGAAAGATAGATATGAAAACATTGAAAATGAACTAGAAAAGTGCCAAGGAATTATTTCGGTTAAGGATGCATTAGAATTGTTAAAGAAAAATGTAATACCAGGTGATGAGCAATGGTCAGCTGTATATAATCTTACTAAAAAGAGTGTGCAAGTAACCTTTTCTAGAGACTACAATCATGTGTACAAATATGAATTATAA